A single region of the Vicia villosa cultivar HV-30 ecotype Madison, WI linkage group LG4, Vvil1.0, whole genome shotgun sequence genome encodes:
- the LOC131597575 gene encoding uncharacterized protein LOC131597575, with protein sequence MSQKSNDESPLSYSATPEESSNPNSVLKVVPLRTISSDEVKATKPKTTHAKQPKEGIHNKGTKSSASATMEKLTIEGSKYVDSAITRIVNRILKENHQLPGISIPLQPIMADPLNNTKKAEVVHTIDSDLEINKDEQGVTTNTNVTEDVNDIDNNEHPKAITETDTNVVDIDDYSDDELLTSLNPSVANRLMTRRKGKAVVQGSPKGSTQVNNPAKDVVMKKSTSACPVQSKAATKSKGVGPSKSWSRVIPKKRKEREIVEPESDVEVNVPDIPSRKRPTTSKLAASISKVPIDNVSFHYASSVSIWKYVLQKRLAVERELAPNALENKEVLELIQEVVLLKTVCNLPKCYEKLIKEFVVNLSEDCGNSRSADYKKVFVRGKCVPLSPSVINKFLGRTDEAQTELEVIDNQVCQVITTKQVKSWPMKEKLTASKLSIKYAMLHKIGAANWVPTNHKSTISIVLGRFMYDVGTKVKFDYGAYIFDQTIKHAGSFSIKGPIAFPSLLSGIILD encoded by the coding sequence ATGTCTCAGAAATCGAATGATGAATCTCCCCTTTCATACTCAGCAACACcagaagagtcctctaaccctaATAGTGTCCTTAAGGTTGTCCCTTTAAGGACGATTAGCAGTGACGAAGTAAAGGCCACAAAGCCTAAAACGACTCATGCAAAACAACCCAAGGAGGGTATTCACAACAAGGGTACCAAATCCTCGGCATCTGCTACCATGGAGAAACTCACTATAGAAGGATCCAAATATGTCGACAGCGCAATTACCAGGATTGTTAATCGTATTCTGAAGGAGAATCATCAATTGCCTGGAATATCTATTCCTCTTCAACCCATAATGGCTGATCCCCTCAATAACACCAAAAAGGCTGAGGTTGTTCACACTATTGATAGTGACCTAGAAATCAACAAGGACGAACAAGGGGTTACTACGAATACCAATGTCACAGAGGATGTCAATGACATTGACAATAATGAGCACCCTAAGGCCATTACTGAAACTGATACTAATGTGGTAGACATAGATGACTACTCTGACGACGAATTACTTACCTCCTTGAATCCAAGTGTAGCCAACAGGCTAATGACAAGAAGAAAAGGCAAAGCAGTTGTTCAAGGATCACCAAAAGGGAGCACTCAAGTGAACAACCCTGCCAAAGACGTTGTCATGAAGAAGAGTACTTCTGCATGTCCTGTCCAGAGCAAAGCTGCTACCAAGAGTAAAGGGGTTGGTCCTTCGAAATCCTGGAGCAGGGTcattccaaagaaaagaaaagaacgagAAATTGTTGAACCTGAATCTGATGTTGAAGTAAATGTCCCTGACATTCCATCAAGGAAGAGGCCTACAACCAGTAAGCTTGCTGCTAGCATCTCTAAAGTTCCCATTGATAATGTGTCTTTCCACTATGCCTCTAGTGTCAGCATATGGAAATATGTTCTCCAAAAGAGATTGGCTGTTGAAAGGGAATTGGCTCCAAATGCTCTTGAAAACAAGGAGGTCTTAGAGCTGATTCAAGAAGTTGTACTGCTAAAAACTGTGTGCAATCTTCCCAAATGTTATGAGAAGCTGATCAAAGAATTTGTGGTAAACCTATCTGAAGATTGTGGCAATAGCAGAAGTGCAGACTACAAAAAGGTGTTTGTAAGAGGTAAGTGTGTACCGTTATCTCCTTCTGTGATTAATAAATTCTTGGGAAGAACAGATGAAGCTCAAACCGAGCTGGAAGTAATAGACAACCAAGTCTGTCAAGTGATCACAACCAAGCAGGTAAAAAGCTGGCCCATGAAAGAGAAGCTAACTGCAAGTAAGCTGAGCATCAAGTATGCAATGCTTCACAAAATAGGAGCAGCTAATTGGGTTCCAACGAATCACAAGTCCACTATCTCCATTGTGCTTGGTAGATTTATGTATGATGTAGGAACAAAGGTAAAGTTTG